The Ursus arctos isolate Adak ecotype North America unplaced genomic scaffold, UrsArc2.0 scaffold_18, whole genome shotgun sequence genomic sequence CGAATATATGCATTACCTTTCCATCTTGGCTAGGATGTCATCTTATCGGTGAGGGCTTTCTAAGCATTTTCCTTAGTCACTGTAAATCCTGcttccctactttattttttaccttAGCATTTACCACCACCCAACAGAATATATATTTaccttgtttatttctctctctacaAGAATATAAGCTCTTTTACTCTGTTTTCTTCACAGGAGGTTCTCAGTTCCTAGAACATTGACTGGTGCATGGTAGGTGCTTAGGAACTATTTGTCGAACGAAGGTGTATACCCTATTTGAACAGTCATTTATTGGTATAACTACCTTGTACGAGGCTTTCTGATAGACACTGACGGTAAAACATAGGACACATCTCTGCTTTCATCGAACCTATTATTTAGTCAAGGCCTCAGTATAAATCAGTAGAATTCCAGTTCAATTCTAACAGTGATTAACTGTTGTAAGTAGAGGTGTGGACGTGTCATTCTGGTGTAAATTAGAGAAAGAATTAGCTTCTTGAGGGGAAGGTTGGGGACATTTGAATTGATTCTTGAAGATTTTGTTGACAGAGCTGAAAAGGGATGAAAGGcattaaaagaagcaaaaaaacaaaGGTAGTAAGAAAATACACAAAGTCACGGAGAGATGAAAACACTGTTTGAGGAGCAGAGAGCGGTTGTGCGTTGCTGGATTGGAAAGTAGGTTTAGCTCAAACTGAGGAGCCTTCTAATCATATTAAAGAACTGAACACTCCCCTGCGAGTATTGATGAGTTCCCAAAAGTTTTAAAGTAGAGAAAGGATGTGATCAGAGCTGTGCTTTAGAAATTTTTCCCAGGAAATACTTACGTGATGCTTTGGAGGTAGACCTATTATTGCAAAAGTTCAGGCTTGAGATGACAGAGACCTGAATTAAgacaaggaggaaggaggaggggcaggagttATTAAGCGGTGTTATCGATGGTGCTCGGTGACCTTTTGGGTATGgggtgagaaggagagaaataCCTGGGTTGAAAATTCTGAGACTTCTATTTGGGTGACACCTGGAGGGGGGTTGGTGGTGAGAGGCCCAGGAAAAGCAGCTGTGGAGAGGATGCTGTGTGGACCTTAATTTTTGGACatattaagctttttaaaattttacttatttattatttaatttatttgtgtttaagtaggctccacgtccagtgtggagcccaacgtggggcttgaactcaggaccctgagatcaagacctgagctaaggggtgcctgagtggctcaatcagttaagcgtctgccttcagctcaggtcatgatcctggggtcctggaattgagccttgtgttgggctccctgctcagtggagagtttgcttctccttctccctctgccctccccctgctcatgctctcagcgctctcgcttgctctctcaaataaataacatcttaaaaaaaaaaaaaaagacctgagctgaaaccaagagtcggatgcttaaccaacagaggcacccaggcgccccttggacaTGTTAAGTTGAGGTGTCTCTGTTACATCACTGTAACATCTGTCTGTCATTTAGAAGTGTGTCTTCATCTTAGGAGAAGGGCAGaggtaaagataaaatatttgtgaGTTTGCTTACTGTTGGATCTGAAAGCAGAGGAGGGGATCAGGTTGCTCCCATTGAGGTTGGGAGACGAAGCAAcaagagacaaggagagagaaacCTTGAGAAAAAACCAAGAGTTAAGGAGCAGGCGGAGGGCGCACCGCCCATGGAGGAGATGGAAAAGGTGTGGCCACAAGGTAAAAGAACTGATATCTAAtgtgcttcctttctctctccctcaggagGACATTCGGTGTCCGACATCCCTGTCTATTGTTAAAGACAGAAGCCTAGCTGAGAATCAAGAGACCGATGACGATGTCTTTGACCCTCCCATAGATCTGTCTTCAGATGAAGAATATTATGTCGAAGAAAGCAGATCTGCCAGGCTTAGAAAGTCAGGCAAGGAGCGCATTGATAATATCAAAAaggcattttccaaagaaaacatgcagaaGACACGGCAGAATTTTGACAAGAAAGTGAACAGAATTAGAACTAGAATAGTGAccccagagaggagagaaaggctAAGGCAGTCGGGAGAAAGGTTAAGGCAGTCAGGAGAGAGGCTGAAACAGTCAGGGGAAAGGTTTAAGAAATCCATTTCTAACGCAGCTCCCTCGAAGGAAGCTTTTAAGATGCGTAGCCTTCGGAAAGCTAAAGACGGAACTGTGGGCGATGTGACCGAAGATGCGGAGGAGGTCAGGGAAATGGGTGTGGACATCATTGCCAGGAGCGAGTCTCTGGGCCCCATCAGCGAGCTCTACCCTGTTGAGCTCAGTGAAACAGACCGCGAGGAGGCCAGGGCGGTGTATCCTcccagagaaggaggggagatCTCAACCCCTGAGCCTTTGAAAGTTACTTTTAAACCCCAGGTGAAAGTGGAGGATGATGAATCTCTTTTGCTAGATTTAAAGCAGTAATCATAAAGAGGAACTAagcataatataaatataaatctctTTAATCACAGGGTTCTAGTTTAAATAGTATAGTCATTTACATCGATGACATGATATagtcatttacatttataaaatagtgtagtcatttacatttatatttgtttagAGGAAAACATGAGTGATATGGCTGGTTTTGTTTCTGATGTTTAAAATCTTAAAGATAACACAAGTATTCTATACATTTCCTTGTAACTTCCTTGggaattcctttttctcccctgGGCTTTTATGATTCTAtcaactttctcttttaaatcattCTCACGGCAGCTGTGGGTTCTcaagtttttttctcttgcccAGCAGGAAAGTAGTTTCCTAGCAAGGGCCAATTAGGTGTTTGGTGTCTAACATAGGTGAATGGCAAATTTGTAGCCATCATTTGCAAGTGAACTCTCGATTTTGGTCTAGATGGATATTGTGGCCAAGCTCGAAGGGGAATAACCCATGTGTGGATTATATCATGCATATGTTCAAATAGATTCATTAGTCAATTAGTAACCACACCTCTTTTTGATgcttttgtgtaaaaaaaaaaatgaagttctggATTTGAGCATTTGGTTCTGGCATTATAACTTTGCTTATACTAAGCCACTTGGCAAGTCACCTGCTGATAaactcatcagtaaaatggagaggGTTTGTCTCTCCAATCTCAGAGGACTGATGTGAAGATCAAAGGAAATGTTACACATTCTGGGGGCACAGGGAGCACATCCAGAGAAAACAAACCCCACTGGTTCCTCAGGAACAGAATTGAAATAATTGCACCTTCTGAAAAAGACTTGAGCACCAAGCATTGAGGACCTAGTTTGGACAGAAGCTAAAGTTGGTCTTCAGAAGCCTTTtcacagaataagaaataaaaaatcaatgtttGGGTGACCTCTTTTTTGTCCAAGTCTAAAATCCAACCTTGGGTAGGGTCTTATAATGTTTCCTGGAAactccttttctaattttttttttggatttagaGCTATGGTAGACTAGAGCAATCTTTGAGCTGCATGAAGCATAAAAACGGTGACTGTGTGTCTTCAAGAGAACTTTCTAAAGTCTTTCCTGATGCAGTGGGTTTGGAAATGACCTCatgtttctgttttccagagggaACCCCTCAGGGCCTGTCTGTCCAAAACAGTGATCATAGGAATTCATCGTAGCTGGTTTGAGAGGAAGCCAGATTCCACTTCCATTAGCTTTAGATCTAGCCAATTTGGAAGTAGATATTATTGCTGAAGAGAGAAATGGTCATACTGGTTCTGCATTTCTGGTATGTTTAAATCTGGTTTTGTAATGgggaagaaatgatggaattgtTGAATTTGAAGAGTTTAGACAGGCAGCTTTCCAATCAATTTGGGGTGCTCCTATAGTAGTTAAAAATTACAATCAacgaacacagacacacagagacagacacacacaaatcAGCTTTAAAGTATTTGACTTGATTACCCAGGTATTTGGGGTTGGGAGTTTGTTTCAACATCATTTCCTCTTCGCTCTGcatgaatacataaaatcatgAATTGTGCATCTCCGTTATCTTTTTATATTGAAAACTGAAGTGTTTACAAcattctttgaaaagaacaattaaaaaaaatgttgtagtTTAGAAAGAGCTTGGATGCCTCGTCACATATTTCCTTAAAGCcataataaatttgaattttaaaaagataatataaagtTTGATGTTGGTATcctatctgtaaatatttttactaaaaatGGATGCAAATAACATGGCATGAATTTGATATAGTAACCCTTCTCATAATAGATATGTTTCTAAGTAAAGAGGAATATAAGAAGTTATaagcttttccatttttctagcCCTATGCAGAGTATATATCAATTgagctaaaatatttttctgcgAATATTACTGTCaaggaatttttgaaaattttgtttgCTTGCTCTGACCTATTTTATCACCAAACTTGACATTATGGAACATTTCCCATAGAGATACATATGAATTTTGATGTGGAAAGCATAACCTGGTCAGCTTTTCATCCTGGTAGATTTTATACAACCCCAGAAACACAATTGAATGTTACCAGAGTTTCACTGAAACCGTATACTGCTTTCTTGGTActaggatttttttcctccatattgCTTCTGTCTCTTGACGTTCTCCACCGTATTTAGGGTATTTCTCAATTCCACATTCATAATGGTTTCTCTTTTCACCCCGTTTTCCTGATGTAAagaatttctatttattataGGCTGTAAAATCACACATTGCCATTTAATGCAAAGAATATTCTAGTCAACGTTCCTTAGTTCGGAAGTTTCAGACAACACAGAACagattttctgcttattttactcttttgtgtttttgaaattatACATGTTAGATTCTAAACAATTTATTCAGTAAAACCATGAGCAgggtttatctttttttccttttatgaggTCAAATCGTGCAACAACCATAGACACCTGAGGGCACAGAGCCTCGGTGGGGCGACTCTGCCTCCTACACGTGGCAGATCCAGGGGCTTCCCTCTGAGAGCTTATGGTGGCCTGGTTCTGGCTTCTTCGTTAAAAAACAGGCCAAAGGTGAAATAGTGGTAAGAGGAGCGTGAAAATCCAGCTTgctaggagtgtgtgtgtgtgatctcccTTCAACAAGttttcatgaattaaaaatacaaactgaaatACACTGTTTTCATTTTGACTTCATTCTTTGCCCTTTATGCACACTTAAGGGTTTGGTTTAGAACAAAGCTTGAAGTTCATTATGACTCTGTCAGGTtctgttatataaaatatttcacagaatCATTGTTACCTGTACAATTCCATTCCAGGCCCAAATTActgagcctttctttttttcccccctgagacATGTTTTCTATAGCCTCTTTTATTGAACCCTTCCAAAATAATTACAGTTTACATTCCCAAAATAAATTGCTCTGGCATCTTTGAGTCAAGACTATGGGGAGTGAAGACTATGGTCTCATCCTCAATTCTGTTTGAATTTTGGGCATTCTAGTACCTGGTCTGTagtgaatgaaaaatgaagaagccTTAGTGCTGAATTTTGCATATTATTCTTGTGATGCGTGAGGATTTATAGCTGTCCTTCCTAGGTCAGAATTCTTCAGTGTATTTCATAGGTAGACAGGGGACCTAGAATAAGTACCTCTTCACTGTGAGTCTCTTAGGACATCCAAGTATTCCTGAGAGGACGGAGTGGAGTGCTAGAATATACTCAGGCTTTGAATTTACTTTGCACATCTTTCTAAAATCAGCTGTGCTTGTCTAGCCCCTCCTTTCCCCCAACTGCTCCTCCTCTTAAGGGCTTTGCTAGTGCCATTTGTCTCCCTTTCATTCTGGGAGATGACTTTCAAGTTCAGTGATAATGTCAATTTCCTcactttagctttcttttctttctttctttttttttttaagattttatttctttatttgacagagacagccagcgagagagggaacacaggcagggggagtgggagaggaagaagcaggctcccagcggaggagcctgatgtggggctcgatcccaggatcctgggatcacgccctgagccgaaggcagacgcttaacgactgcatcacccaggcgcccctcctcactTTAGCTTTCTTTGGtcacctcccagccccccagGAAGGGTGTGGTTAATTACTCCATGTATTCAATATAGAGAGCACCTTTATGTGCCAGCTTCTTTGTGAGACACTAAGGATTCAAAGATGAATAGAGCAgtctgtgtctccccctcccctccactttcCCAACCCTTATCTTGGGCTCACAGTGTTCTGGGAGACAGTCAAGCAAAAATTCAGCAACGTGACTAGTGCTGTGTATAAGATGATGGAACTGTGGGAATGGAAGATGCTTTGTATAGAATTCTGATCATACATCTGTCATTGCACTTACATTGTATTCTAGTTTGTTTATTTAACTGCCTTCTAGACTAGACTATGCTTCTTAAGGGTAGGAACTGTATGTTATTTCTCTTTGGGTCACCAGCACTTGGGGGAGCCTCCCATGTGCTGGCTATTATTAAATATCATGAATGACATGGTACCTGCACTTAAGGAGTTCTTCCCCTGGTGGAGGAGTTAGGTAACCCAATATTGTTGTGATAGGAGCCTCAGATTTAAGAAAGGATGATGGGACCACAGAGGAGAGTGTCTAACAAGCAGGCTAGGGGCTGTCAgggtaagctagagaaaatgatACTTCAGTTGCCATTTGAAGACTAATGAAGCGTCAGCTAAATAACATAGAATTCAAGGCAAGATTCAGCTATGGAGGTTGTGTGATGGTGTCTTGGGTTTTATGTCAAAGGCCATAGAGAGCCATTGATGGATTTTAAGCCATGGAGTGCCATGATTTATATTTACGAAAGCATGCTCTTACTACCATACCAGAGGCAGAGAAACCAGTTACTAAGGCCCTTGTGTTTTCCTACGTGAGAGAGTAGCACCTGCCCTATAGCATTAACAGAACTGTGAACGGGAGAAACCTGGATGTGGGTTGTGATGGGGAGAAAATGATAACTGGAACTTGGGCAAGTAGCTATGTCATTCACTGAGATAGGAAATATTCTGtccaggcatttttattttttatttttttatttttttaaaaaagattttattcatttattcgacagagatagagacagccagcgagagagggaacacaagcagggggagtgggagaggaagaagcaggctcatagcggaggagcctgatgtggggctcgatcccataacgctgggatcactccctgagccgaaggcagacgcttaaccgctgtgccacccaggcgccccatgtccaGGCATTTTTAAGACCACATTCTCCTGATGCTCCTCTTATTCTCTGTTCTGATAGCCTTGGCTCCTGGTCTCTTGGCATAGCCTGGATACCAAACAGGAGCCATGCCTGTACTCCATAAGTTCCCACACTAGAGGTCTGCCTAATCTAGCTGTTATGGTTCTCACCCATGCTTGAAGCAAAGCCTGATTTGAAGTGATCCTTCCTGGTTCTAGCAAGTGTATTGTCTCCAAAGTCCTTGAGAAGCAGCATTGTCTTTTAGGTTTAAGGCCACTGTGAGAGATTCTCCCATCTATATCTGCTCAAGGCCAGATTTCTGCTTGGTCATTGTATGGTCCAAAGAAAAGCTTCTCCTCATTCTTCGAAtggatgtgttttatttctttttttctaatatctgTTGTTTGGCACCCGAAGATTCCAGTTAGAGCTGTGATTGACAGTACAATGTCAAAGAGGCTGACATCATAATAAAAGCTGCTATAACCTGATACATCGACCAAGTCCAGTTACCCAGGTTTATGTAACTGCTCCTATCAGCTGCCATGGTCGTAGCAAGAACCTCAGTCTCATTGTGGGTACTGTGGTTGCAAATCTAATTCCCTGGTGTCTGTTGTGTTAGATCTGAGTCGTGGCATCACAAAGGTATTAGGGGCTTCAAGACGGGGTCTGATGcaacccattttattttctccaaggtTCTGGCTGATAGAAGAGTTCATAAGAGGATTGTCAGCAAAATGGAGACCAAAGTGTCATTATTACTGGCTGGGCAAAGGTCCAGTGAATCTCCCAAATGTAGAGCATCTGGTAAATTCTGTTGGAAAATGTGGCTTAGACCTAAGACAGGAGatttctgtctgcctgcctgctctGAGGTGGCACTAGGGAGAGCAGCGAGGTTTGTGGAGTAGAGTTTGTGGAGTTTATTTTATCAGCTACTGAAGCCTACAGGCCTGTCTCATGCTTACCCAGAGGGAGCAGTGGGAATGGAAGACCTCCTCTCAGGTGAGCAGGTAGCAAGGagatgagaggcagagagactggGGCTCCCAGGCTGGAAAACCCACCACACTAGAACGTATGGTCCAATTTGAAGCCACAGCCTGGTTTGTGCTATTGGGGCCTAAAGTGCGGAGTTAAATAGCCCCATGAAGGTAGCTGATATTCCTTGTAGGCCTAGTTTGGACACATTGAATTGAGGTGCTCATCTCCTTGGTAGGATCAAAGAGAGGGTCTCAGGCAAATAAGTCATAGCCCAGAGGAGAGGGCTGGAGAAACATGGTCGTTAGATGAAGTACAGATAAGTGAAATTGTGTGTTTTCATGAGAAAATTGGGGCAGTTGGACTCGGAAGGAAGGAGTGGGTAAAGAAGTTGGCTAACTGCTAAATTAAGCTATTTTCTGAACAACTCTTGGGCTCTCATTTCAAGAACAATTTTCTCCTGATCAGTTTGTGACTACCATTTCCTTTATAAGAGCGGGAATTCTCTGTCCTCAAACATTGTCTGGTTTCTAAACCTTCCTGGTatcattcacttaaaaataagagaaacaatagatatttttctaagcTTAAATTTAGAACTAGAATGAGCGCCAGTCTGGGGGGTTTGGTTCACTTTCTTACCGTGAGTCCATTAAGGTATTACTCCTGGCTGAAGTTTGCCTACAGCGTAATGCTGTAAAGCAGCCAAGTTATCCTTGAAATATGGGCTAATATTCATAACTTATCAGAGTCTCATTAGGCCTTTTATCTAAATAAGCTTTAAATTCTCCACAAACTGGTTATGTGGAGATACGTTGTTTTAAGGTAAAGTAAAATCCATTGAAATGAGTTTGTCGTTTTAATTATATTAGCACCTTTCAAGTGGCCACATTTATTTGGAATGTTTCCataaggagaagaaataaattaacagGATTATGCATCGGATGTGCTTGGCTGTAGTTCAGAGCAACGGAGATTTCAGAGGGAAACATTCATATGCTTGTCAACTCTAAAGAAACAGGACTAAATTTTCTTCAACAGGggagaaaatatccaaataaacCATAGGTTGTAGATCCATAGGAAAGTGCACCAAAATGTTCTCTACTTGAAACTCCTACATTTGTCTCATATTAAACAGCAGCAGCATAACCAGCAAACCTGTGTTGGAGAGTAAAATCACTTAAGATTTacttaaatgtatttcttaaaaaatcatcTTCCAGTGATAATCTACTTAAGTATCTCcctcctttattttaattttttttccctccagaatGACCTCATCTGTGAGGGTGGAGGGGCTGGAAAGAGGCTGAATAATTGGTTTGGGTCCAGAGGAGCCTGAATTTACTCCTAATGGTTTGATGGAACCCAGACCATATGCGTATGGTGGATTATTTTTCTTGACttccactttttttccccccagaaaggacaatgattatttttttcccccaagggcATAAGGTGTAGGAATGAGAGAATGGACATGGAAATCATGAAACTTAATTGAATCCTCTGGGCAAAAATACAACTCAGCTTCGAATTAAAGATCAAAGCCAGGAACACCTTTAAATAGTGCATGTTGAATAATCTGGAGAAAGGTAACTGGGTAGTTTTTATTGTCATTGAGGACAAAGCAAAATAAGTGTGTTTCAAATGCAGGGGAAGGGAATTGGGTTACCCACAAAGAAAGGCTCCTACTCTGCAGAAAACATCTTTCAGGGAGGGTTTAAGAATCGAACAATCTTCTATTTGGAGGCAGGGTAGCAAATATGCCTAGAGATGAATGCTTGCATCATGTTTTTGTTGTTACATAGTTTTCCACAGTGGGGAGCCATGATTGTCATATAGTTCTttttgtaaaatcttttaaatatgcatgcattctctctcagATGTTATAAGAGCAAGAGACTTTGCTTCTCATCAATAAGATAATGTCTCTCATACTTCCCATAATTCAATGTCTTCTTTAtattaggtatttaataaatatttgctgaatgaaaacaaatgacTCTTTGAAGTATGAGATCTTTTCTGAGTATCTTGGAATTAAGGTAATTCATTTATATGGTATTTAATTGAGCACCTCCTATAAGCCTGGTACTATTCTAGGCTCTGGGAATAAAGCAGTGAATAAGACAAAAGTTGCTGCTTTCAGAGAGCTAACATTCCAGAGAGAGACTGACAGTGAGTAAATGTAGTATTTCAGGTGATAagtattatgaagaaaaataagtcagagtggggaggggggatagGGCATTATGGATATTGTGCAGGCTGGGTGCCATTTTACAAAGGGTGTCTGGGAGGGCTTCTCTTGAGAAGGTGTCCTGATTACTACAGTGTCCTGATTAGGTGGGTTCAGGGAACAGTGTAGCTGAAGG encodes the following:
- the CAVIN4 gene encoding caveolae-associated protein 4 → MEHNGSASNADKIHQNRLSSVTEDEDQDAALTIVTVLDKVATIVDSVQASQKRLEERHREMENAIKSVQIDLLKLSQSHNNTGYVINKLFEKTRKVSAHIKDVKARVERQQIHVKKVESKQEEIMKKNKFRVVIFQEDIRCPTSLSIVKDRSLAENQETDDDVFDPPIDLSSDEEYYVEESRSARLRKSGKERIDNIKKAFSKENMQKTRQNFDKKVNRIRTRIVTPERRERLRQSGERLRQSGERLKQSGERFKKSISNAAPSKEAFKMRSLRKAKDGTVGDVTEDAEEVREMGVDIIARSESLGPISELYPVELSETDREEARAVYPPREGGEISTPEPLKVTFKPQVKVEDDESLLLDLKQ